The genomic window GGTACAGGCAAAGGAGCAGCAGGCAGTGTGCTGGGGGGACTTCACCTGGAGGGTGAAGAGTAGGAGTCTGAGCCCCTGACAATGTGTGTGCTTTGTGGTGTAATGTGGCGGAAAGAGCACTCCATCTTTCAGAGAGTTAATTGTTAATTAATGTtttaattcctagctgtgtgacattaaACAAATCTCTTACACTTTCTGGGAGAATTCCATCTGCAAAAAGGTTTTTCCATTCTACTGCTTTGAACCTACCCTTCCCCCTAGTTTGACACATAAGATCATAGTCtcatagagctagaagagaacttAACAGTCTAGCTTAACAGTCTAGccctcttgttttacagatgaggaaactgagacagaggttgagtgacttgcgtaggatcacatagctagtaaagtatctgaagtgggatttgaatctaggtcttcctaaTTATAAATCTGAAGTTTTCTCACCCCTATTCATAGCCAAGTCATAGATAGAATCAGAACAATCTCATAGAGGGTCCATAGTGGACATCCATTCCAACCTGTACCTGAGCAGGGATTCACATTATAATGATTAGCTTCCATTGGTCATTCCCCAGAGATAGGGAACCTCATAATCCCAAGGCTGCTGATGTCACAAGCAACTCTAATGatatatgtttgttttatttatgctTCCTACCCTCCTCTCCATTAGTCCACcagatttattaagcatctgctatgtgccaggtactgtgctaagtgctgaggatacaaaaaaagtcaaaaacattgttctttaaggagctcccactcTAGTAAGGAAGTacatgcaaacagctatgtacaaatatgcaggataaattagagataataaacGGGGAGAAGGCGCTCAAGTTAAGGAGGACTGGGAAGGGTTCcctttcagaaaaaggaaatttagcATTGACTTAAAGGAtaccagggaagccaggaagcaaaGATAAGAAGAGAGTTCACCGCCAGTGTCATATCCAAATAATGCCTTGGAATTAAGGCATTCATTGATTAGGAATTAATTGGAATTCCTTTGGAACAAAGTACAATTAagcaacagtaataataactggcatttctaATATGTTTAaagctttgcaaagcactttacaaatattttcatttgagcctcataagaACCAGAGAAGGTAAATGctgtcattattcccattttacagaggaagaaactgaggcaggggtttttttttggggggggtgttgaAGGTCCAGTATTCTGTCTACTGCATCACCCTGCTGCAGTAACAACATATGGAACGGGTCTGACAATGCAGGCTAGATTTTTGTTCCCAGAATCCACCATGACTCTGAGGAGGAACAGGAGACATACTTCCCCAGATGACATCACCTTTTGGTCATTGCAACTATCAGAAGTCCTTCCATGTTGTTTACTGTGGCCATTGTGGAAAGGGTTGGTGTGCTTCTGCTGACTTAACTCCTCTTCTCTTTGTGAGCCTTCCTGAGAATCCCTTAGATTTGTCGTTtcatatttcatcacattcatatgccccagttcattcagtcattccctgGGCAGCGGCCTCCCATTGTTCATCCTGTCCTTTGCTGCTAAAAAACTTAAGAGTTCTAATTGTGAGGCAGTTTTTCCTCACGTTAGACCGCAATCTGTCTTCCGATGACTTTTGTATTCCTTGTTCTGCCTCCTGGGTTTAAGCAGAATAAATCAAATCCTTCTTCTCTAAGACAGCATCAGACACTGAGGATATTCATCATGTCCTCACGCCACCCCCagctcttctcttcttccccaatACAACCCTAAGACTCCCCCCTGCCTTTGTCTCCCCTCTCACAGAGCAGCTTATGATGGAAGGTGACTGCTCAGATGCTTCTTCCCTGAGTCTGGGATCTAAGTTTCGGGGAACTGACTTCCCTCTCTGCTCTTGGCTTTTGATTTCCAGTTGAAGCAGCTGGGACCTCTGCAGCCCCAAGGATTTCCCCTCCAGGTGACTTCTCCCCACATACTCCTGCTCTGATTCCAGACACCCCTCCAGACACCCCGCCGGCCACGAAGAGTCCACTAGGGAGTGCTCAGCCCCCAGCCTCCCCTGCCCCGGAGTTGGAGACCTCTCTAGAGCAGACAGTGATCCAGAAGGATGACGCTCTCCTGACAGAAGACAAAAGTGGGAATCTTGCCCCACCGCCCAAAGGGACATCCCAGGACTCCAAATCCCCTTCCAGAAGCAGTCAGCCATCCCCAACTGCTGCCCCGGGCTCCACTAGCCCCAGTCCTAGACAAGGTAGGTGTGTGCTCCTTCCTGTATTCCCTTCCTACCCAGAGTCCAGCAACGTTTCTTCTGGGGAGCGGCTATATGAGCCTGAATGCTGGCTTTCCATGGCCAGCTCCTGCAAGCCTGGGTTGCCACTTCCCTCTCTTGATTTAAGGTCAAgatttccctttctcccatctgggAAGTGGAGGCTTGTCCCAAAATGGGGACTTTGAGATAACTCCAACTCTTGTCTCTCCCCACGTGGTACCCAGATGCCAAGAAAGCTGGAGAAAGACATAAGCTGGCAAAGGAACGGAGAGAGGAGCGGGCCAAGTATCTTGGTGAGTAGAACATTAAGAACATAGAGGAGAAGGATAGAAATCTCAGAGGATCTTCTGAATGGGGAAAGCCCACAGAAGGGGTTGGCTCACTCTGATCAGGACTACATTTCTCCCTGCTCTTGGGAATCAAGTTAAAGATTGTCATGGTCTGATAGAATAGAGACCTCTGGACCTCaagtcagagttcaaatcccaggtcTGCCACTTAAACCAGAcctatttcattttcctaatcaataaaatggggaCAGTAATAGCACCTCTCTCCTAGGGCTGTTATAGAGATAGGATGGGGTCATGTTTGCAAAGTGCTACATAAAATGCTAcctattatcatttcttttctgactggcaaattatttccccttctcagcctcaatttcctcctaaAGAGTGGGCTgaatgactaacatggaaatgcatttaaaatgattgtacatctAAAAcctctatcaaattgcttgctgtcctggggaagggaaaggtaagggaggcagggaggaaaaatttggaactcaaagtcttacagaaatgaatgttgaaaactatctttacatgtaattggcaaaataaaatactatggagGAAAAAATCAAtctaacacagaaaaaaaaaagagtgggttGATCTTGATGGTGTCTAAAGCACCTTCAAGCTTTAAATGCTATGATTATCACAGTCCCTCTGACCTTGAGCTCCTGTTTGCATTCAATTTATTTCAGCAATTAGCTATCTACTACATGCAAGACTTTGTTTTTAGCAAAACTGATGCAAAACCAAAAGGAAGGAGATCCTGCCCCCAATAAGTTTATAATCTTCTAAGGGGGAATCGATATTTGCACATAGATAAATCCATAGAAAATAAATACGAAATAATAGAAGGGCAGCAGGCAATCTGGAGCAGTCTCTTGTGGAATCTTTTGTGACATTCAAAAGACATTGAAGAGAGATTGATTCTCAGAGGCAGAGGTGAAGAAAAAGAGCATTCTAAATGTAGGGGGCACAGCCTTTGCTAAGCcacagaggagggaaagaggatgCTTtgtatgaggaacagcaagaaagcAATTCAGCTGGAAGAATATTACGGAATTAGTCTGTAAAAATTAGATTAGAGCTAGATTGTGGTGCTTTAAATAACCTGAAGAGTTTGTGATGATGATGACTAGAATTTATATTgccattaagatttgcaaagcctcttcacatatattcattcatttatattttatcctagagatagAAGGTATAGTGGTCATTGAAGAAATTTTCTGAGTAGAAAAATGGCATTATGGGACCTTCATTTTAAGACTAGCATTTTGGTAGTTGGGTAGAAGATGGATTAGAGAATTAACAGCTAGAGCAGTGCTAGACTTGCAGGAAACAAGACTTGAGTTCCATATCTTGTGTCAAGCACTGCCGTGGGACCCCAACAAAGTTGCTTTcatttctggacctcagtttcctcatctgtaaaattaagagattGGAATCCGAagtttctaagctcccttctagctctaaatcttcgGTCCCAGGGGAGGGACTGGCAGCAAACACCTACTGCAATGATATCGATGATGGCAAGGGAAGTTTCATGGCTGCATGAATTAAGAGAAGGGGATAAAGAGGAAAGTTGCTGTTGAAGGAGAATTGATAAAGACTTAGTCACTGATTAAGTATGGGGAGTGAATAAGAGTAGAACACAGCTCTGAGGTTAGTTGCCTGAGGGATGAGGAGGTAGGTAGTCGGTGTCTGACAAATACTGGGAATTTGGAAGGATGGGTTGGTTTAGGAGGTAAGAGATAAACCTGCTTTTCTTCATAAAGCTTCCTATTGAGATTAAAGTAAGAGTAAGGACAGAAGAACCGCATGAATCAGGATAAACTTGGGGGGACTGGATTTGGACGAAGGTGACTGGGACAGGCTCCTGCTAACTCCCCCGGCCTCTGGGTTTTTGGCAGCGGCCAAGAAAGCCATGTggctggagaaggaagaaaaggccaAAGTCCTCCGAGAGAAGCAGCTCCAGGAGCGACGCCGGCGGCTCGAGGAGCAGAGGCTCAAAGCGGAGCAGAGAAGGGCGGCCCTGGAGGAGCGGCAGCGGCAGAAGCTGGAGAAGAACAAGGTGGGCGCTTGTCTCCCCGTGTCGGGGTTCCTTCTGCACCGAGGGGGGACAGAgaaaacaagatggcagagagggtGGATCCATGAACTAGGAGTCCCCTCTGAGGCGTTCACTAACTCAGGGACTCTGAGCAAATCTTTCAttctctttgaacctcagtttcttcatctgcaaaataagataataatgatATTAGGGTGGTCCTAAGGCTTAAAAGAAAGCCTTCcattttcaaatctttaaaaagctactattttaaatcaaatttaaaaaaatattttaaatttaaattaaaaattacttaaagttatttaaaattgcTATGTGTATTAGTTAGTTTTATTAGAGGCTGTGTTtttgtatgcacatatatgtatacttatctCTATGCATACATCTGTGGAGCCTGTGGTGACCACTGGAGGCTTTTGTCACTTAACTGTCTGCATGAGGCTGGACTTTTCCTGACTTTATTTATCTATCAGATGAGAAGTTGGGCTAGATGGCCCCTATGGTTCTTTCTTGCTCTCGAATTCTGATCCCTTTGAAGTTCAAGCTTTGATTTAATATGCatctgtatctgtgtgtgtcttGAGGAGGATCAGTGAGGAGCTGGAATTGGTGGGGGCAGTCcgtgggaaagggaggagggttTTCTGGGATGGATGGGCAACCCTGTTCTGTGCCTTCCACATGGAGCTCAGAGCTGagcctgggggaaaaaaaaacatgaggtcCTGCCCTCAGCAAACCCCAAGTCCAAGTGAAGAGACAGATCCTAACTCCTAGAAATGAcctgaaaaatcattttttaaaagcataaaaacaaacaagGTGTGGTGTGTACCCACATTCTCTGCTGCTGGGCAGGAGAGGAGGAAATAAGCACTTATGTTAATACCTACTATGAGCCAGGTACTtggcaaatattatctcaatcttcattactcatttttttacagttgaggcaaatagagtgtATATGACTTGTCTGGGGCCACATAGCTACTAACTGGTTGAGGctaaatctgaattcaggtttccCTGATTCAGGCTCAATGCCCTAggcactgtgccccctagctacCTTGAGGCTGAGGGTGGTGGGTTGCCTGAACTCAGGAAATGCCAGGCTTGTGGGGATCAGGTGgccaagtgctttgcaaacttaagCCACTACATAGATGTGAGCTGTTATTATGGTcccctaggggcagctaggtggctcagtggatagaacaccggGCTGATATTGGGAAGACCCAAATTGGgaagacctcagatacttactagctgtataatcttgggcaaattgctctatcctgtctgcctcagtttccttatctgtaaaatgagctggagaaggaaatggcaaaccattctggtatctctgccaagaaaaccccaaattgggtcatgaagagttggacacaaataaaaatgactcaacaataacagTTCTGCTCAGGGCTAATCTAAGGCTTCCCAGAAGGAACAGGTTTTGAGCCTGATtctgcaggaaaacaaaattaaatggagaagGGGACTCTCAGAATTAACCCCTGGCCCTGCCCCACCCCCAGGAACGTTATGAAGCTGCTATCCAGAGGTCAGTGAAGAAGACGTGGGCAGAGATCCGGCAGCAGCGCTGGTCCTGGGCAGGAGCCCTGCAGCAGAATTCCCCTGGACATAAGAACAGTGAGTGGGCAGATTGGTGGGTATAGGAGGGGCTGGGGAAGGGATGTTGGAGTTACCCGAGAGGACTGGAGTAGGTAGGTAGGTCTAtgtgagggagggggagaggagctTTGAGGTCCTAAGACAACTGTGTGTAGAGGGGTGAGGGGGGGTTCCCCATTGCAATTTCCCCAGCACATCCCTCACCTGGGCCCACCAGGTAGGGGGTTTGTATAACTAGAGGGGAGCATGGGGGACGGGGGAAGATGGGCACAAAGCAGGGGTCTGGGGATTCGCTAACTGGGGGCCTCATCTTATGTGATGGATATGTTTCTGAAAACTGCAAAAACTGAAATTTTGTAAATTGAATCCTTCCCATTGCCTGCCATTATCGTCTCAGAGAGATGTCATCTTCCGTTTTTATTCAGTAAGCAGCCACTTCTAACACTTGAACTGAAAGTTTCCCTGATTTCTTGCAAGTAATTAATGTTTTGTAAACAAGTACCATGATGTACTCAGAGGAGTTCTTATTTAAGATAATTACCCTCTAATTTATCTGTTAAataagtttggggttttttgggtaCGTGACTTTTCGGGAAGTGGGATTCATTGTACTTCGGGCTGATCTCTGTGTCCAGGGaaagtgtgtgtttgtatttgtgtatttgtgtatacgAATGTCTCGGTGCATATCTGTCATCAGCTGTGTGTATTTTGTGTCGCACTATGGacatatgtgtgtctgtatgaTGACATGTGTATGTCTGTAGATAGTGGTATATCACTGTGTACAGCGCTAAGTCTGCATGTTGCCGTGTATTTCTGTGCTTGTGTGTCTTTGTATGATTTTTCATGGGGACCATTGTGCCATTGGGCTTTAGAGGCCATGGGGAGGTAGATTTGTAGATTTGACTGGGTTCAAACACCAGGGGTTGgttattggttttttgttttttggtctcaGTCACATCACCTCTaaggcctgtttcctcatctgtaaagtgatgggATTGGACTAAATTGAGAGTCCCTTAGAGGTCCacagatcaatttcaaggaatttatgatTTTGCATGGGGAAAAAATACGTTTTTTTCAGTAACTTCTAATGGAAATTTAACTTTcccttcagttatttaaaaacatgattctggaaaaaaaaaaaaaggaagagattctTAACCTTCATCAACGGGTCCAAGATGCATGAAAAGGGTTAAGACCCCCTTGGACTCTAGTCTAAGTCTAGGTCACTAGTTCCTCAGCATTCCAAATGCCAattatctgtatgtatatgttttctgTGTTTTTGTGTATCTTTATATGTGTAGGTCTTTAGGTGAAGGGTCAGCAGGGCTGAGGGTATCAACTGAGATTCAGAATGTGGAAACTGTGGGGTCTGAAAAGTGCATCAGCAGTTGTGATAGCCTTAGCAGCAGGGGTGGACACAGCCTGGAGGAGGGGGCTATGTCAGCCATTAAAGCCATCTTTGCCCAGAGCAAGATCTAGTCTCACTAGTCCTCCCTGGGAAAGAAGACCACAGGCTGTGGCCACTGACCCCTTTAGAAATGGACCCCTTTCCCTAGCCTGGCCCTTTCCCTGACAGGGCGATTGTGTCTCCCCTCCTGGGGCTGAATCTATCCCATGTCCTTTCctgcccttcccttcccttctcctaatcttccctccctctccctttcctcttgaACCTGCTTGAAAGAGCATCCTGCATGGAAGGCCCTATTGGGCGCCCCTGGCTTCCTGGCCCCAGGCCTGGCCCTCCCTTCCCCTGGCTTCCTGGCCCCAGGCCTGGCCCTCCCTGCCCCTGGCCCTCGGCTCTAATGCCCGTGTCTTTTCCCCTCCAGGTGGAAGCAGGTGCTCCATGTCGGCAGTAAACCTGCCTAAACACGTGGACTCTATAATCAACAAGCGTCTCTCAAAATCCTCTGCCACGCTCTGGAACTCCCCCAGTAGAAGTAAGAGGCCCAGCCGCCCCAGCCCAGTCTGCCATTGCCAGAGGCAGCCCCAGAAATAGGACTGCTTCCCAAACTAGGCCCTGGGCCTGTCTGGGACCCAAGCCACTTGTGAGAAGgtggaggaagggatttgtgttGGGCCCAGGTCAGACCCCTAAGGTCCCATCTGGTTCTGAGTTCTGTAACTTAGGGAAACATCCTGAGCCTTGGGTCTGGCCTATCCTCAGCTCCGGGGCTATCGGAAAGGCATAGTTACTGAGACTGAGCTGTGTCTCCAGGGCTGGGGGAGCAGGACAGACAGCTTCAGCACTAAAGGTCAGAAGGCCTGGGCTGAGGGGCCAGACCTTCCCaggcagggagacagggagaggggTGCGCCCTGCTCCTGCGGCTCTGAGCTCCAGCCTCCCGGAGCCCTCAGTTTTCTTGCTGGTTTTTGCGGCATCTCCCCTGTGTGCCAGGGGTGAGCCGCAGGGGCATGTGGACAGGGACCCCCTGGGTCGGATGGTAGCTCCTCCCCCAGTGAGGGACAAGGCTTTGGTTCTGTAGCTAGAAGGGCGAAGTGTCCCCACTCCCAGCCAGCACCGTGCCCACATGCCAGCCTGTGAAGTGGCGGATTTAGGAGTTTTTGGAGGTGGTGGGGGAGTTATTTATAAGCTCCTTCAGCCTTTATTTGATTGCTCAATTGCCAGGCAACCAAATCAGCTGCTGCTAGGCCCCACCTGACTGAGAAGGAGTAAAAATAGATAGAGCAGCTGAGGGACTGGGAGAGGCGGCAGGGGCAGCTGGGCAGGGCAGACCAGGGCACGGGGACACCTCAGAACCAAGGCCTCCCTCGGGGCAAGAAGCCACTTCACCTGGAAAGGGAGAACCTTTGCAGAGTGGGGCCTCCTTAGGGAGGACATTGGTCCGTGCTCGGGCTGAGCCTGGGACTAGGTGCCCCCCCTTCCTAGGGGCCAAGGGCAGCAGCTGGCAGTGCCCTGGAAGGTCGGCCCCTGTGTCGCTAGGCTAGCACCCCCTTTGTGGCTGGGCCAGAGGAGAGGTCAGGAGGATGTTCCTGAGCTGTGTTAGCCTTTCTGGCTCCGGCTCCAGCGCCAGGTTAATGTTGGCTGAGACAGGGCTCATGTTCATGGCCCTGTTCTGGGGAGTGGTCACCCACCAGGCAGAAGGAGAGATGCATGCGAGGTTAGGGGGGggttgctctgtgtgtgtgtgtgtgtgtgtgtgtgtgtgtgtgtgtgtagctgtGTGTGGGTCCTTGGCACGTCCGCGTGTGGTTGTCGTGCGCCTGGCGGGTCTTGCGGTCTCCATGGTTGTGGCCATCGGGGGAGCCGGCCAGAGGTGACGGCTTCTgctctcttccccccttcccgCCGCCCAGATCGGAGCCTGCAGCTGAGTCCTTGGGAGAGCAGCATAGTGGACCGGTTGATGACGCCCACACTGTCCTTCCTGGCCCGGAGCAGAAGCGCCGTCACCCTGCCTGGAAATGGCAAGGACCAGGGTAGGGGCGCGGAGCTCCGTGAGGGAGGGGCTGGAAAGACTCCTAGGGGAGCCCGGGATGTAAGGGTGGGGGCAGAGGGAAGGCCCTGTCCCTGGTCGGGCAGGGGGTGCTGTGTCTCCATCAGGCAGACCCTTCTGCCCCAGAGCAGTCCTGGTAGGGAGGGGCCTGAGTATCATTATTAGTAGTATGTTATATCGGATGAAATTGAGACAGAGAGGTGGCCCCTGCCCACAGTCCCACGGCCAGCAGAACCTTTGAGGTCAGAGTTTTTCTGAGGGTCCCCCGTGCTAACCCCACCGTGTTCCTTCCTAGTGGTTCCCATGTGCCCTCGCTCCGCCTCGGCCAGCCCCCTGACTCCCTGCAGCACCCCCCGGAGCCTCCACCGATGCCCCGGCGCCGAGCGCAGGAAGGCGGCGGGCAGCAGCCCTGCCACCCCCCGAAGGCGGCTCGAAGCCTCCCCCGTGAGTGCCCCTGTGACCCCCGGGCCGGGCTCGTGGAGCCACCAGAGTGAGGGCGGGGGCGGCGGCGGTGCTGACCCATGGGCTCTCTCATGGACATCCCTCCCTGCCTTTGCAGGCGCAGAAGAAAAAGGATAAGAAGGACAAAGACcgggagaatgagaaagagaagagtgCCCTGGCGAGGGAGCGCAGCCTCAAGAAGCGCCAGTCTCTGCCCGCGCCCCCTCGAACCCGCCTCCTGCCCGCTGCAGAACTCAGGTGAGTGGCGCCTGTTCTGCTCTGGGTGGGGCCGAGGGGCCGAGGGGGATCCACAGCCATTCTGAGGTGTCGCTCTTCTTCCTGCAGCCCCAAGTCTAAGACCCGACCCTCTTCTCCCTCCACGCCTCGGCACCGGACAGCCTCCCCCTGCCCCAGTCCGGGCCCGAGCCCCGGCCTGCCTCCCAAGCCTCCCTCCCCTCGAGGCCCCACAGCCACGTCCAAGAGACGAGTCCGGAGGAAGGAGGAGGCTCAGGAGAGCCCTGGCCCGTCTGCAcgagaagaaaagaataaggaaaaggtcagggaggaggagaaggcgCCAGCTGCTGCAGCGTCACCCTCTCCAGCTGCCCCCCCGCCGGCCAAGGAGCTGCCCAAGGCAGAACCAGCTAAGGCCCCTGGGGAGCTACCCTCAGGTGGGCAAGGGGCCCTTCGGGGAGCCCCGAGGAAGCTCAGCCCCGGGTCTGAGGAGGAGGTGTGGGAGGGGAGTGCCCAGCCC from Sminthopsis crassicaudata isolate SCR6 chromosome 3, ASM4859323v1, whole genome shotgun sequence includes these protein-coding regions:
- the MAP7D1 gene encoding MAP7 domain-containing protein 1 isoform X4; the protein is MDQGQHQEPDPSRPQDTPPDTPPATKSPLGSAQPPASPAPELETSLEQTVIQKDDALLTEDKSGNLAPPPKGTSQDSKSPSRSSQPSPTAAPGSTSPSPRQDAKKAGERHKLAKERREERAKYLAAKKAMWLEKEEKAKVLREKQLQERRRRLEEQRLKAEQRRAALEERQRQKLEKNKERYEAAIQRSVKKTWAEIRQQRWSWAGALQQNSPGHKNSGSRCSMSAVNLPKHVDSIINKRLSKSSATLWNSPSRNRSLQLSPWESSIVDRLMTPTLSFLARSRSAVTLPGNGKDQVVPMCPRSASASPLTPCSTPRSLHRCPGAERRKAAGSSPATPRRRLEASPAQKKKDKKDKDRENEKEKSALARERSLKKRQSLPAPPRTRLLPAAELSPKSKTRPSSPSTPRHRTASPCPSPGPSPGLPPKPPSPRGPTATSKRRVRRKEEAQESPGPSAREEKNKEKVREEEKAPAAAASPSPAAPPPAKELPKAEPAKAPGELPSGTTIPALPPAPTPPPTSGKPMAGTTDPEEATRLLAEKRRQAREQREREEQERREQEERDKRLREEQLAREAEARAEREAAARRREEERQQREEQEAREKAQAELEEQERLQKQKEEAEARSREEAERQRLEREKHFQREEQERLERKKRLEEIMKRTRKSEAAEAKKVDRKILNGKEAKADHCSPGTGGPPRGWGAQGTEPEKVPEPEKVPEPLAKGLEKEILPREGQPPQEPQWSMQGKEAGPLVNGLQPAAVHQENGFSPKGTPGEKGSPLSRTGESLLPFAEAEAFLKKTVVQPPQVTEVL